A segment of the Salminus brasiliensis chromosome 1, fSalBra1.hap2, whole genome shotgun sequence genome:
GAAGATTTTGCTGAACTGAGCTCTCAAGAGAAGAGGACTGAAGATTCGGTGGAGGAAGAGGACAGAGACAAACGAAACTGGAGGCCAGGTCACAAACATCAGAGGAAGCACAAGCGAGACAGGGAGTCTTCTGATGAAGAGTCAGAAGATATGGAAAGCGAAGAGGGAGATAAGAGGGCTTGGTGGCCGAGCCACTGGTTCCCACACCAGAGACACCACAAACGCAGTGGAGAATCATCTGAAGAGGACTCTGAAGAGGAGAAAAAGCATCATCTGcatgactctctggaggagcCCCTTAAGCGCCATTCacctgaggaggaagaggaggagctaatTGCCAGAGAgataaatgaaaacaaacaccATTTGACCGACCGAGAGGAGAAACGGCACCAGACTGCATCAGAAGAGGACAAGCAAGAAAAGGAGGCAGCACTGAGATACTTGACTAAGAAAAAGAATGAGTTGGAGGAGCGTCTCCTAAAGGAGGGTGAGGTTTATGAGAAGCGCAATCCCTGGATTTATCGAGGATACTACCATCCAGCCTGGTATAAGAAGAATTCTGAGCTTGCCAACACCATGCGATACAAGAGGGGTTTACTGCTTCAGAGCGATGCATCTGAGGGGGAAAAAGCTGAACTCCATGAGAGGGCTCTCACTGCAGATGAGGTAAACACATTCAACACGGTAAAACAGTTACTCACTTAAAATTAGATGTCATTTGAATTATTGGTCATAATTACTCTGGTAGGAATTTGTTCTAGTGGAATTTGACAGCTTGGTACTTTCTGTGTATTTACAGTGTGGCCTAGATACCAAATGCCTTGTAAGccagcaaacaaaaaaaaaaaaagaatgaattaataaaacacACTCTTAATAATGAGGTCCTTGCAAAGGCTGCTTCATAGCTTCAAAGGGTAGAACAGAGCAAATAAGGCAATACGGATTAAAGAGGGAAATTAAGCTATGCTTGCTGGGTCCCAGTATGAAACTGATAAATCTAGGGAAGTAAGAGAAACACTGTGTAAAGCCATTCTCTCTCAGATACTGCTTGCAGTGTAGTCTGCACCAAAAATCAGTAATTATCTCCCAGCTTCACTGACTCCCCAGTGAGTGGTTGTGTCAAGCCTACACTATTAAAATGACACTAGAGTTATCATCCTTACCACTGCTGCCAACCTGTGCAGACCCTCGATCATAGTGTGTGGTCGTTTCTCCAAAGATTTAAAGGTAATGATAGATGGCTAGACTCCATGGCTTTTTATAGTATAATTTCTCATCCTGACAGGGCTGGTGTATTGCTTTAGGCACTTTTCCACCACATGGGACTTTTGCAATGGATGTTATACTGAGGGACCCAAAactaaaacaatgaataaagCTGAATTTACCAGTAGCTCTTAGTTTTTCACCTTTCCAAAACATCTAGATTTGATATGGTCAATTGGATTTACTGGtcaatttgtttattttctcttcttctccccTCAGTTAAAAGAACTGGAGAAACTGGCCTCAATGGACCAACAACTCAAACACCTAGATTAGCTAACCTCAGAACGAGAAGTGAAGCAGCCATCAAGACAAGAGGAAACCGCTTTCATTCCCCCATTATGGACTTCCAGAGGCgttgtgtgtgttgttgctTCTGCTTTGGGCTGCTTTTGGGTTATTTAATGCATTTGAACTTACTGTTAAACATTAAATACAGTGACGCTTATAGCATTGTTCCACATTAACATCTTTATGTGAAACATTGTTGACAGTGGAAGCCTTAGATTACCACCTTCAGAAATGgaaaacaaaatgagaaacaatACAAAGCACAAAACTATGCCTGTTTATTATCTTGCATCTTCTATACTTGTGTGAAATTGAATGTTAAACCTAAAGCATGCCGTCTACTTGATTACATTTGACATTTTCCATTCTGTATAACTTCCTATATATTCTTACAGTCTGCCTTTGTTGTGTGCATCTAATAAAATGTGCTATGATGGGACCAAAGTAGTAACAGTCACGTGTCTTAATCTTAGGCCCATGcctcaacaaaaaaaagagaacagaCAACAAAAGACATTCTCACTAATTTGTGTCATATTTTATTGACCATCATTAAGCTAATGCACATTGTCATTTTTCTTTGCACTCTTGTgcttacataaaataaaaaaaaagaacaggaaaAGCACTGCGAATAGCCCTGTGCTGCCTGATGAAAAACTGGCTCCTGGAAAACAAGGTTAAAAGAACAGACCTTGTACAATAAAGCCTAGCAACTTTAACAGATGAGTAATATAGTATTTCTCCAAGGAGAGAGGGTAAAATGGTTTATTTTTGCTAAAATAAGTTAGACAGAACAAAAAGGCTAGACAGAACTGTCACCCGTGCTCCTAATCTCATCGAGTTTGATCCTCTTTGCAGCTGGCTCGCTTGATTTCTGCTGAGTTTCTGatgcagcagcatcagcagtgACTGTGATTCCAGAGAGCAGATAACCTCCTCCCCCACTCATCAGCAGCACTGGATGGGTTCTGTTGGGCAACACCTGGAGCCAAATGTTAGAGGAAACTTTAAAAAGAGATCTTACTGAAAAACAACTTCCTCAACCAACACATCAGGCCGCAAAACAATTTTCAATACATCTAATATATGTTAATCTAATATTTGAAGTTAAATGATGGCTACTTGGTTAAATTATAGCTACAACACAAAAAGACAGAAGAACTCTAGTTCTACTTTAGTTTAGCTTAAACCAATACAATTCTCAGATTCTGAATCACCTGGTAGTGCCTGAGCCAGGAATCGGTCAGTCTGAGGCTGATTGCTCCACCTTGCTCCCTGAGCTTTGTATAGCATTCAATTAATGGCTAATAAAAACAAGAAGGGAGGTACATGTTATAGTCATGTCAGCAATATGAAATCACCTTTTGGAAACTGGACAAAAGAGAACAATTATTAGTACCTCTCTGTACTGGCAGTAGACTACAAACGGCCTCGATGGCGCCACAAACTTCAACAAGCCCAGTAACACAGGACAGGGGGAGAAGCGGCTGGCGATCACTAACCTGCAATGAAGAATCCAGTCAGCTCTTCAACCACATATATATCTTACACAGTCAAGAGGACTTGTAAATGCTGGTAAATCAAGAGTTCGCTATATCCGCATAACGGGCCAAGAAATCAATAAATATGAGACGAGCTGACAAGCGTATTGATCTCACTATATGTCATAGAGATGGAAGTAAGCGATATGCTCCATTCTGACCATGAGCATTTAATTAGGTGGTTCATGGCTGCATAAAGCCACAAAAAAGGCTGTTTATTTAATtccactttaaaaaaataaaccactctaccaggaAAGACGGTTTAGATACTCCATGTTGCTCTTTAAATAGCGGGGGTAAATTGTGACTATTAGACCTATGCCGTCAGCTCAGGCCACAAATGTCAAAATTCAGAAAGGAAAAACTCATTCTGCACTATAACTGTAATTAGTGAAATGAACAGCAATGTAGTTCCACATTATTAAGCTGTTATTGATTAAACACTAACTTAAAGCTTGATTTGAGGCTTGTACCCATTGTACACTTGTATTTTACCTTGTTTATTGCAGTGTCACATTTCAGTAAAGAGCTCTGGCATGGAGCTGCCTTCACAGTCCttcatttctaaaaaaaaactgatgaatTCTGGGTAGACTAATGCTCATACGCACAATCAGTGACATTTCTAGGACTTCTAGAAGACCCAGAGCAGCATCAATTGGATGTATTAGCTGCATCTACTCAaataccactttttttttttctcaaaaatcATTACGCCTTCTCTGAAGGTCCAGAAGGCCCTAAGGGTTcctaataaatacaaatgactTGTAATGAAATGCCACTGAAATGGTTCTCTGGACAGTTCTGCCTGAATTCAGTAGACAACAATAAATCAACACATAtggtttttcacattttcaacattTCAGTCATACAGACCCAGCCTCTTGCATGCAGTCCTTGTAGCTTACAGTCTGCCTAAAGCCTTGCCTGGATCTGCAGAACTAAAACAGAGAGAACTTACCCATCAGCATTTCGGCCCTCCAGCAAGGTAGCAGCTGCAGCCagccttcttctcttctcctctagCCTCACTTTCTTCTCCTGTGCCTGCAATACAAAGTGTCCAGGGTTAGCACTACCAATCAGAGTACCAGATCTAGTTTCACACCTCAATACTGCAGTGCTCTCTCCATGCACATTTCTCTTAAGCAGAATTCACACTGATCCAATGAGCGCACAGCATTTTTAATGCTGATGCCTTAATGCAGATGTTGTTGATAAACCCCCAACACCCaggtctggcattaggcatggtgccaacaggttcatctgctccaaagtCTCCTATTCTATTAGGAATACTTGTCAGCAAGTATTACTTAAGCCAGAataatgcaacaagacaatcCATAGATCCACAGCTTACCATTAATCAGTGATAATATCAAACTGGGCAAGAAAGTAAGATGTTGATTTGACTTAATTGTGGTTTGTTTGGAAATATTTTAGCCTGGGAATGCCAAAAAGCTACTTGTAATGTGTGTAAAGCCAACGTGCCAAGGGGTGGAAGTACAGCTGCGTTGTACAATACAAACAATTTTGTCACTTGCAGAGGTTTCACAGAGCACATACTGCCCAACAGACAGGAAGATACCACCAGACAGCAGATTCTCACTGCTTCTTTCCAGAAATGCAAAACAACTTCCAGCAGACAATCAAAAGACTAAAAGGTACATTTTAATGGTGCTGCAATTGTCTTAATACTTAACCTGTTCAGATGATGCAGAAtttaaattcaatatatgtgtgtatatttttgtttttctaataaGAAGTGCTGTGTGGTCTATTTCAGCCTCATGATGCTACCTGTGTTAAACACAATACCAACAATATTAAGGTAAAAAGGATTACAGTATCAGCAGCTGTGTACTGAAATCAGATcagaactttaaaaaaaaaaaagaggattgGCCCATCACTACTGAACCGCATTATAAAACATTGTACAACCACCTCACTTTGGGAGTTTTACTTATGCTCCAGCAGTGTTAGAGCTTGAAATATTTGTCTGAACCCAACAGGATTGCACTATTCATTATTCATCAGATAGATCATTGCTCAAACATTTGGCAGTGAGGTCCATCGAGATCCATAAGGCCTGTGTGTCAATAATGCATTATGTAGTGGGCTTGGGCGGTAATGTAAATTTAGACAAATGACTATAATCTGCAGAATTAtcacaataaacaatattactATAATACTGttgaatataaaatattgttGAAGCATCTTGTGAACATCATAGTGCATTTCATGTGTTTCAGCCACATGACATTTTACTTACTGGTGCCTACTGCCTCGGTTCCGCTGCATCTCAGTGGTAAAGCGTTGGAGAATTAAAAGGCTGAAATGttaattgtatatataaaaaaaaaaagaaatctgttTAAGGTAAACATTACATGTATAAGCCCCAGATATATACACTAACTGTAAAGCACATGGTTTACAGCCATATGTGTATATTTAGTGGgcaatctattttttttttttgcactgatGAAAGCCTGCACATCATTAAAAGTAGCTACTGGCACCGTTGCCTCAGTGCTGCATGGGCAAACAGTATGGGTTTCCAGAAGAAAAAAGGCTGCAGGTGAACAGAAGCGAAGTTGCATTTGATATAAATATTGCAGTAACAAGCTATGAGAACACAGAGCTGAAGCCACAGTGTGAGGGGAACCTTGGAGCAACGTACTGATGAACTCACTGTCCTGAATCGTTACTGACCAGAACATCAGTACAGTTTTCATTCAGGAGCAGTTGGTTGTTCTCTTCTAATGAGGCTGGAGTCAGCTTTTTAATGGAATTGCACCACAATGCAACCACTCTGTCTTTTAGGGTAAAACAGGAACTGTAGCCAGTGGCTAATACTAGGCTACAGGTGCAAACATTGAAACAGTAGCAGGTTAATTTTGCCACCACAGCACATTATGGACACCCACATAGTCAGTGTTACTTCAGAAAACAAGTGtatgcattaaaataaaaaggtttattctgcttttcttgaagtaactgtctactgtcaGGGGAAGGCTTTCCAGTTGAtttttttagagcatttctgtgaggatgtgattgcattcagcaacaagagcattagtgaagtgaTGGTGTTGAATAATCTCAAatcctcatcccaaaagtactgaatggagcaccatcattccagagaatacccctctagcctatgccatgctgtgtgtgcgcgcatttgcacatctttcaGCAACGGGTAACTTAAacaagtatacattcagtagaaggggtgtcgacaaacatctggacatagtGTTTATAAAGTCATTTGGCTAACAGTGTCAATGCCACATTCacaccatatatacatacacataagctcttctttatttattaaagcatGAAGACATTGCTGCACACTTGATGATGTGGCTCACAGCCTCCATCAACACAGCAGGAGTTAGACACTGGTAGTTTGAATTGGTTTTGTGGTCACGCACATCTGTAATGTATGACTGTTAGGTTCAGACTCACAACTTGGCACTGTGGGTTTGGGTTGGACTGGGACTTGGACTGTAATCATGCTTGCATCAATATGTCAGGTCTAATTCAAGTTCTGTAGGGTCATTAAAGTTTCATACATGAGAAGTTTCTTAAGCTCACCTTTTGCTCCCGCAgcttctccctctcttcccttTTCTTAGCCTCAGCTGGGTCTGTGCTCACTTCCATGCTCTGTGGCTCTGCGCTGCCCTCCTCACCTCCACCTGAGGAGACCTGAGAAGAGCCggactgtttatctgctccgtcGTTGCTCTGAGAGTCTGTGTCTTTCTCATCCACGTTCAATGTTCCTGACAGGAGGGCGTTCACCTTACATAAGGGAAACTCATGTAGTGTGTCGTGGAAATGTGATGGGAAGCCAAAGCTCTCCATGCCTGCTCTGACTGGCCCTCCACCTGGATACATTTGGATCACTGATCCATGGcctaggagagagagagaacataaaTGAGAGCAACAGTATTGGTTGTATTGAGTCTAgtaataatcacaataataataataataataataatagtaataataatacattagaAAAGAGGACTAAAACAATTCAGTATGTATTGTATAAAAGGGAAGATACCTAACATATCTATACTACTGCATCTGTTTTGGTTTTCTAAGGGTTCAATATTTTACCAGGCATAATGAATTATTGTATATAAGATCACCAAACAAACGGTCATACCTCCCATTCTTTCCATAACAGAGCCGAGTACGAGGCCAGCACAAGTCTCAAACACAATAATCTTACTGCCCGCATGGATGTTCCCCATGGTCAGCATCTGAGCCAAGGTGTCGTATCGCAAGTGACTGCAATTAgaacaaaattattatttaaaaagaaacctAGATACAAAAAATTCTGTAGTAACATAAGCTATACTACAAACAACAGTTTCCCAAGAACGGAAAACCTGCCTCAACATGCAAATTAGATCTTAGTCAGTCCAACATTGTGCTAGTGCTGCATAAGGCATCCCCTGTGATAAGACCTCCATTTGAAAAGGGTTGACATCATCTTCGTGCTTCCACAATTATTCGCTGTAGTCGATGAGGTCATCAATATTTTAAGCCGATGCATTGTTTAAATATCGTTTTATTATTCTTTCTTTCATGACTTTAGTTCAGGTCTCTAAAACACAAACTATAACACACGCATTTCCTCATTACTACTACGTAACTGCGCCATCAGGTCATCACTTTCATAAGGGGTATAAATATCCTACTGCACTGTTGACTGTTGTGCTGAAGTTCTTGTTTAAACCAGCAGTTTTAAACTTCATATGTAAAActtaatttacttttttttttcaaatgaaagaattaattaattaaattaaaaaaaagaaaattaatagtTTAGACTAAATCATCAAAAATCGATGGATTAATCTACAGACAAATAGTTGTCAGTGACAGCCCTACATCATATCAGTAATGGCAGATAatgtgttaaaaacaaaaaaacaaacaaaacgtTGCAGCCACAACAAGCAAATAAAGCAGAAGCTATATGGTTCAGATTGAGGACATACCATATTTTCCCAGGTTCCCTTCCATGGTACATCATGGCCAAAATACGGGATGAAGGCTTCAGCACTGTTATATTGCTCTCATACCtgtacacacattatacactttGATTTGAATACCAACACAGAAATGATATGTAACATTTTATGAACCACATGCCAACCACCCACTCTACtcacttcttctttttcttcttgatGTATTTCTCTTGAGCAAATTCAGTTTTATCCTTAAAGGTTGTACTGTTGTCTATAAGCTGCTGAATAATTTCCTAAAGAAGTAGAAAAACAAATGTTGCAATGTTTACTAAATAAATTCAGTAATGACTCACAAGCAATGGAAAAACTCAATATCATTTTACTCAATTGACCCAGGTTATTGTGAAATATATACCTGGCCTTTCAACCCTTGCTCTTTCAGTGACTCAATATCATCTCTAGTGAGTTTCTGTGATTTGCCATCATCCACAATGTGTCTGTTGTCCAACCCTGCTTCCTTGTTGTCTATTTAGGAAGAAAGAAAGCAGCAATCAAATATGGCCCCTTACAGTGCCATGGGTTCATGGTCATGTAAAACATCTACAGACTGTAAAACATGTGCCAGTCCTTAAATCACCTGTGGCATCTTCTGTACGGTTTGGTTTTCGCAGGGTTAGCTTCCCACCACCGTCTACTTCAAACGTGGAACCATACAGCTCTCCAACAGCATTGTCCATAAAGATCCACTGCTTCTCAAAAATCACTTTCCTGAGAACAGAAAACATTCAAGGACATTCTCACATGGCAGAAACTGTCAAACAGACCTAAGGCAACAAAACCTAAAGCAGACCGTGCTTTGTTGGATTAAACTTTAATACATAATGCATTTATGCAGCACAATAAACTTttaatgcacaaacacacattctgTACATGGTCCATACTTCTGATGATGATCCAGGCTGCTAGGGACGGTTACTAACAGTGGGCACTAACAATATTACATGAACAATAACAACCCCAAAATCATTATCCTCAGCCTGCTCTCTACTGTCCTGTGCTTAATGGTTGTCCAGTCTATTGAAGAGTGTATTGTTAAAGTCTGATTGTCTGCTAATGTCTTATGATGAATGTAGCACTGTGTCCTGGAGGAACTATGGTTTGTTCCACACAACACATCCATGATGAGACGGACTGAAAATACAGCTGACTGAGCGATTATGCCCTGGACAAATCAGACAACAACAGACATTATCAGACAACAGTCAGGAATTCCTCCATCAGTGCAGTTTGTTATGGGCTGTTTTAGGTCAAGAGTTAAACTGACCAGTGTTTTGGGGTGCTAGCTACCTATCTTGCTACGTCTTCATTTAACTGATCAGTGCTCTCCTTAATGGTGCtggcttgtgtgctgctttagTCACCATTCCTGTGTTAAATAGTGTAAATAAAGACCTCAGGTTAGTTCACCAGGCTCTTCAGTTATGTAGGATGTGTGCAGCCTTTGGGAAATAAGGCTATCGTGCTAGTATGCAAAAGGATATTATATCTAGCTACGCATACTAACTCGATGTAACTCGCTGCTTCATTTTAGGTGGAATACGACACACAGCTTCAGTCAACTAACCTGACCTAGCCATGCTAGCTAACAGGACTAACTAAACGGGTGAGGCGAGTCTCATGAGACACCACACTAGCTAGTTGTTTCAAGGTGAGAACTGACCCCTGACACCGTGACTAAACAAAGCGACACAACAACTCACTTTCTCTTCTCAATCTGGACTGATTTGTAGACATCTCCTCTCTTCAGAACTACGTATTCGCCTTCACTTATCCTGCACTCCTCATCACTGTCCACCGCCGTGTCCGCCATTTCCACAGCTCACAGACCAGATCAGCTATTTGTTAGCGAATGTTTCAGCtttaaaactttattttaacGATCCGAACAGGAGAAAGCCAACAGCAAGACACGCCGTTTACCGGGTGTCTGGGTTAGCTGTGTTTGAGAGCCCTTCCCCACGTGGGCACAAGCGTTTTGCGAACCGCAGGATGATTAATCAATCCAAACCTAAGAACGCGCGGTTTCTAAGGAAGGGTAGCAGATCACAGataacacagatgcagaacgaTTGACGAATATGCGGAGGATACGCGGCGGCTCGTCGAGGGTTTTAGTTATTAAgaacaatattattaatattgttatgaAGTGTTATGAAAAATAAAGTTGTTGATATCATCATCAAggtagtttgaagaacaaagcttgttTCCAGATTTTtcctggacacctccagacAGCGCGTGCACCGATTTGTCAAACCATGCGTTTTTGGTTATGAATATAAATCAATATAAGTGACGTCAAATCACTACCTTTTGGATAAATCTTATTTCTATTTATTCGAATATTAATTTACTGATCAAATGAACACCTACTCACTGCCCAGATTGCTTTAAGATGTGTAGGCTAATTTGCTTTCAGTGATGCAAGAGTTGGTAAGGTCaatatgttggatgatcagcacctcacctcatccccaacacatcccaacaatccctattggatggagcaccatccaataTCCATGATTGCCATTCGGTGTATGATtatatgctccagagagtcctattctattggcagtacgtctctacagagactagacatagctgtgtgtgcatttgcaatggGTGCACTGTAAAGTAGCTCAATACATGACCACATGTGGTCATAGAGTGTAACTATCCACTACTAGATAATCACCaggtatgaccaagcttgttgaccaacGTGGCCAGCATGGCTAGTCTGATCATGCTCATCCACCAGAATGACCTGCTtaaccaaactggtcaaccagtgagACCAGATTGCTGACTAGCTTGGTCACAGGCCGGTCCatcaaatttaaatgtaaaagatGTGTTaagcaggtgaagagctaagctggtcgtGGATCAtaatcctgctgtagaagccatcctcttttcatcttcagcgtGTGATGTTTGCGTCCGTAATGTGTGGGTATTCAGTTGAATTCAATCCAGTGAAATGTTCACTGTGCCAAtagctgcaacacaagcccaaaatGATCGATCCACTCCCATGCTTAACAGGCGGAGCtgtgttcatttcaattcagGTACAttcaaagggttcacttacaTTTGCTTACAACTGTGtattattttatcttatatATAGTCCCAGTACTGCCAGACCTAGCTCTCCACTACCCAGGCTCTCATCCTACCATTTTCattcttgttctgtcatttgttgtgctCTCCGGTGACGAGCAGAGGAGGATGAGTTCCCCTTTTGAGTAAATTATATATCTACACcaccttctgttttttttccattcttCTTCTCCTTGTCTGCACACAGTTGGTTGgatattctcagtccagcagagacactgaggtgtttaaacactccagcagcactgctgtgtctgatccactcctaccagcgcaaacacacactaacatgccaccaccaagtcagtgtcactgcagtgctgagaataacccACCACTCTGTGGGGTCCACATACTTATTTAGGCACATATCACATCTTGCAAATGTTACTAGTTGCCAGCTTTCTATTGTTTTAGGAGTAGTCACCCACTTTTGCCTTTTAAAATGCTTTCATTTCTGGGCTATTTGTCTTGCATGGACAAGTGATGTTCAAGTCGATACTGCTTCTTTTCCCCCCCAAACATACATTTAGTTACTGTAGTTAAAAATtccatatttaattaattagtcTGCTGCATGTGTTTCCACAAGATTGCAGATTGCATTGTTTTGCAGATTATGAGCGTTTTTGATGAGATCACAGGTAAGCTTTCCGTTTGAAGACTCCTACATAGAGGATGTTTGTTGTTGTCACAGTTGCACAGGAGAGCTTTTAGGTAGATCTTTGCTCTCATACTGTGCAAGATATAGGATTTTATGTTGACAGTTGCAACAAGAGAAATTCTATAGCAAGTACAGTTTCTAGCTAAAGATTTCACTTTTCTTGGAAACAAGACCGTCCTTAAAAGGTAATCATAATAAATTctaattattctaatgtcttgCTTTATGTAAATAACACATTTCTACACTGCTCTGGTTGACATATttcaagaaaaacaaagaacatTCACATTTGCCCCTCAATACTTTGTTGAGGTGGGCTGCTTTTTAATTCTTCAGCAGAAATTGAATAGCTTGTGTAAAAATCATTTTCCCTGAAAAGGTATTATAATTAAAATCATCTCAGTTGTTCTGTTATCCCAAAATCAGGAGCAATGAGAAACATAACAATTATGTCCATCAAATGTCAGTTGTCCTAGATCACGTGTGGCTCTTTTGTTTGGGAAGAAACCTATCATGAAGCCTGCTAGATGAACTTCGGGAATCAGCAAATACCAAAAATCTTACATAGCCTAACTATATGGCATCACAAATGTGAGTTTTGTTTTATGCTTTCCTCAAAATGAGGTCTACATTCTGGATGATACATTGTaaacgaacaaacaaaaaaacataaaactcaTTTAATAAAATGGCTACATTACACATCTTGGTCAGGTGAAATCTGTAGGCCAACCTGGATATGACACAAGGCTGATTCACAAGTTTCTCAGTGAAGTTTTTCACAATCAGTCTTGTCCCCCTGTAA
Coding sequences within it:
- the trmt6 gene encoding tRNA (adenine(58)-N(1))-methyltransferase non-catalytic subunit TRM6 codes for the protein MADTAVDSDEECRISEGEYVVLKRGDVYKSVQIEKRKKVIFEKQWIFMDNAVGELYGSTFEVDGGGKLTLRKPNRTEDATDNKEAGLDNRHIVDDGKSQKLTRDDIESLKEQGLKGQEIIQQLIDNSTTFKDKTEFAQEKYIKKKKKKYESNITVLKPSSRILAMMYHGREPGKICHLRYDTLAQMLTMGNIHAGSKIIVFETCAGLVLGSVMERMGGHGSVIQMYPGGGPVRAGMESFGFPSHFHDTLHEFPLCKVNALLSGTLNVDEKDTDSQSNDGADKQSGSSQVSSGGGEEGSAEPQSMEVSTDPAEAKKREEREKLREQKAQEKKVRLEEKRRRLAAAATLLEGRNADGLVIASRFSPCPVLLGLLKFVAPSRPFVVYCQYREPLIECYTKLREQGGAISLRLTDSWLRHYQVLPNRTHPVLLMSGGGGYLLSGITVTADAAASETQQKSSEPAAKRIKLDEIRSTGDSSV